In Massilia antarctica, the following are encoded in one genomic region:
- a CDS encoding esterase/lipase family protein gives MTKIPAAAVALATLGLMTGCATPPPAEPALLTIDGSRLPPANVSMVIAGLSQCTDSGDHTLKLNAQEPVTVLVHGCFSSAGRYRGMAQVLAFHGQQTACFTYNDRDSLSASAGQLDTALTALARNMDNKHITVLGHSQGALIARKAMSVSHPDAIDGKDVQLRLVTVSGPFGGIAAARHCGSPLWKTLSLGLVGPICQIVTGDKWSEITATSPFIRAPGALDPRVTDFLKIMTDESGSCRRMSNGACVESDAIFSLAEQRNPAVDSDPLVSIVEVKAGHVEIVGNNRTGPVKLIAVLQERGVIKPTQPDRMEKFGQLLTRLFGEASR, from the coding sequence ATGACGAAAATTCCCGCAGCTGCCGTGGCCCTGGCCACCCTCGGGCTCATGACGGGTTGCGCCACGCCGCCACCGGCCGAGCCGGCGCTGCTGACCATCGACGGCTCGCGCCTGCCGCCGGCCAACGTCAGCATGGTCATAGCTGGCCTGAGCCAGTGCACCGACAGCGGCGACCACACCCTGAAACTGAACGCCCAGGAGCCGGTCACCGTGCTGGTGCATGGTTGTTTCAGCTCGGCCGGGCGCTACCGTGGCATGGCCCAGGTGCTGGCCTTTCACGGCCAGCAGACCGCGTGTTTCACTTACAACGACCGCGACAGCCTGAGTGCCAGCGCCGGCCAGCTCGACACGGCGCTCACCGCCTTGGCCCGGAACATGGACAACAAGCACATCACCGTGCTGGGCCACAGCCAGGGTGCCCTGATCGCGCGCAAGGCGATGTCCGTCAGCCATCCCGATGCCATCGACGGCAAGGATGTCCAACTGCGCCTGGTGACGGTATCGGGACCGTTCGGCGGCATCGCGGCGGCGCGCCATTGCGGCAGTCCGCTCTGGAAGACGCTCTCGCTCGGACTGGTCGGACCGATCTGCCAGATTGTCACGGGCGATAAATGGTCGGAAATCACCGCCACGTCGCCCTTCATCCGCGCGCCGGGCGCGCTCGATCCGAGGGTGACGGACTTTCTCAAGATCATGACCGATGAAAGCGGCAGTTGCCGGCGCATGAGCAACGGCGCCTGCGTCGAATCGGATGCGATTTTTTCCCTGGCGGAGCAACGCAACCCGGCCGTGGACAGCGACCCGCTGGTCAGCATCGTGGAAGTCAAGGCGGGCCATGTGGAAATCGTGGGCAACAATCGCACCGGGCCGGTCAAGCTGATCGCCGTGTTGCAGGAACGCGGGGTGATCAAACCGACCCAGCCCGACCGGATGGAAAAATTCGGCCAGTTGCTGACCCGCTTGTTCGGAGAAGCGAGCCGATGA
- a CDS encoding porin, with the protein MNRYVFAVCAIVCNVAMAQSSVTVYGVADAGIVAESGGPAGSVTKMVGGVEGGSRLGFRGTEDLGRGVAAIFALEMGINLDTGTSAQGGVLFGRQAFVGLSSPAGALTLGRQYTPLFLSLSAVDPFQAFSTAGSAANLMSNAGIRMNNTIKYASAPVNGFNGELAYGLGEVPGSSRVGRQLGAALGYVRGPLSLRLGYANVNSIPVGPAPMTTGKTTMLGGVYDFRVVKLSLGVASNKGTVNVNTRIDPNPAAKSRDTILGVTLPVGAGNIRASAVFKHDRSPTDRNARQLGAAYNYFISKRTDVYIAYARIHNDVLAGATGFYTVGNATEAGSGNKAFNLGMRHSF; encoded by the coding sequence ATGAACCGATATGTATTCGCCGTGTGCGCAATTGTTTGCAACGTCGCCATGGCGCAAAGCAGTGTCACTGTGTATGGCGTGGCTGACGCCGGCATCGTCGCGGAATCCGGTGGCCCTGCGGGCAGCGTTACCAAGATGGTGGGCGGTGTGGAAGGTGGATCGCGGCTCGGCTTTCGCGGCACGGAAGATCTGGGTAGGGGTGTGGCGGCAATATTTGCCCTTGAAATGGGCATCAATCTCGACACTGGTACCAGTGCCCAGGGCGGCGTTTTGTTCGGCCGCCAAGCCTTTGTCGGCTTGAGCAGTCCGGCTGGCGCCCTGACCCTCGGCCGTCAATATACCCCCCTGTTTCTTTCCCTGTCGGCGGTTGATCCCTTTCAAGCATTCAGCACGGCCGGTTCCGCCGCCAATCTGATGTCCAACGCGGGGATCCGGATGAATAACACGATCAAGTATGCGTCCGCGCCGGTGAACGGCTTCAATGGCGAGCTCGCCTATGGACTGGGCGAAGTCCCGGGCAGTTCAAGGGTGGGAAGGCAGCTCGGCGCGGCGCTGGGCTATGTACGGGGTCCGCTGAGCCTGCGGCTGGGCTATGCCAACGTCAATAGCATTCCCGTGGGCCCGGCCCCTATGACAACGGGAAAAACGACCATGCTGGGCGGGGTCTATGACTTTCGCGTAGTCAAACTCTCCCTCGGTGTCGCCTCGAATAAGGGCACCGTGAATGTGAATACCAGGATCGACCCGAATCCGGCCGCGAAATCGCGCGATACGATTCTCGGAGTGACGCTTCCTGTAGGCGCGGGAAATATCAGGGCTTCAGCGGTCTTTAAGCACGACCGCAGCCCGACCGACCGTAACGCCAGACAGTTGGGTGCGGCTTATAACTATTTCATCTCGAAGCGTACCGACGTGTATATTGCCTATGCGCGCATCCATAACGATGTGCTCGCCGGCGCCACCGGTTTTTACACCGTTGGCAATGCCACCGAGGCCGGTAGCGGGAATAAGGCTTTTAATCTCGGCATGCGCCACAGTTTCTAG